A part of Drosophila ananassae strain 14024-0371.13 chromosome 2R, ASM1763931v2, whole genome shotgun sequence genomic DNA contains:
- the LOC116655867 gene encoding uncharacterized protein LOC116655867 — MSASGRRYCRSRCQSCHCHPYQQNQNQIQKQQHQHQQKQQ, encoded by the coding sequence ATGTCCGCCAGCGGTCGTCGCTACTGTCGCAGCCGTTGCCAAAGTTGTCATTGTCATCCGTACCagcagaatcagaatcagattcagaagcagcagcatcagcatcagcagaagcagcaatAG